In Castanea sativa cultivar Marrone di Chiusa Pesio chromosome 6, ASM4071231v1, a single window of DNA contains:
- the LOC142637929 gene encoding protein LIGHT-DEPENDENT SHORT HYPOCOTYLS 10, which translates to MSSSGKDLAEGSSSSPSDHHHHHQHLHQQQPATPSRYESQKRRDWNTFGQYLKNQRPPVPLSQCNCNHVLDFLRYLDQFGKTKVHLQGCMFYGQPEPPAPCTCPLRQAWGSLDALIGRLRAAYEENGGSPETNPFASGAIRVYLREVRECQAKARGIPYKKKKKKTNQSKGNEESSSTMQLA; encoded by the coding sequence ATGTCTAGTAGTGGGAAAGATTTGGCAGAAGGATCATCAAGCTCTCCGAGCgatcatcaccaccaccaccagcaccTCCACCAGCAACAGCCAGCAACGCCAAGCCGGTATGAGTCACAGAAAAGAAGGGACTGGAACACTTTTGGACAGTACTTGAAGAACCAGAGGCCCCCAGTTCCACTCTCTCAATGCAATTGCAACCATGTGTTGGACTTTCTTCGATACCTTGATCAGTTTGGCAAGACCAAAGTTCACCTCCAAGGTTGTATGTTTTATGGACAACCCGAGCCGCCTGCACCTTGCACCTGCCCGCTAAGACAGGCTTGGGGTAGCCTTGATGCTCTCATTGGGCGCCTCAGAGCTGCTTATGAAGAGAATGGAGGCTCACCAGAGACTAATCCCTTTGCTAGCGGTGCAATCCGAGTTTATCTTCGAGAAGTGAGGGAGTGTCAAGCTAAGGCAAGGGGGATCCcctacaagaagaaaaagaagaagactaaTCAAAGCAAGGGAAATGAAGAATCAAGTTCTACCATGCAGTTGGCTTGA